In the Spartinivicinus poritis genome, one interval contains:
- the malT gene encoding HTH-type transcriptional regulator MalT, which translates to MEKPPWLAESPAPVAWYSLDTADNEPTRFAAYLLASLKQAIDCSTHTLASAMRGQINNLELLFSQLFSELSQQNISPLTLVLDDYHLINNEKIHQGISFLIKHLPSQWQIIITSRSIPPLGISNLKLKGQLLELTAGQLAFSLNDTQQFFEQYLPFKITSTQVSDLLQHVEGWPPALQLMTLSADNAKGFSDLANALAQGHAVILDYLAEEVLAQVSSELKEFLLQTAILERFNQQIASALTGFPQAQALLEQIEKRGLFLIPQDNLRQWYRYHPLFANFLCHQLTKEKPQQLNSLHLKACEAWSQAGYPEEALKHAQQANHLETVAKLLEQHGWSFYQQGQLQLLQQALANLADNVIASSARLTMLAAWIAQGQYQYAEVALLLKRAEVILPQQLEANQWQIVEGEFATVQAQVAMNQDHPEQAHQLAAKALALLPEERHRARIAALSALGEAQFCQGKLTKAQQLMETVEELAQQRQASQIVLWTLCQQSEISVAQGYLQKAYRIQDKAIQYANEHQVAHLPTMEFIHRARAQVLWEWHNLAAAEKSALEGINRLTQQDKKWSMQCYVLLAKVALAQGDRSLCTDYLATVQQLLDKETYHRDWQANAEATLLTYWHATDQQDLIYQWQQQTHEVSSATNHFVQCQARNIARADIYLNNYTTAIDLLNDLQQQAIRYQLVTDQNRNHICLAHAYWLQEQREQALNHLYQALQLANTTGFIGSFLRLGKLLVIMLKALIKEQPLKPLSQQRAERLIELSRQQPNLSQQNKLTIDEAVIDDILSQPNVPELLKTTPLTKREWQVLNLIYTGLGNEQIADKLDVAHSTIKTHIRSLYQKLNVANRQEAKALAEQLLQPIYTLRE; encoded by the coding sequence ATGGAAAAACCACCTTGGTTAGCTGAATCCCCCGCTCCTGTTGCTTGGTACTCGCTTGATACGGCTGATAACGAACCTACCCGTTTTGCAGCCTATCTGTTAGCAAGCTTAAAGCAGGCTATAGACTGTAGTACCCATACACTAGCTAGCGCCATGCGCGGACAAATTAATAATTTAGAGCTACTGTTTTCTCAATTATTTAGTGAGTTATCCCAACAAAACATTTCACCATTAACCCTGGTTTTAGATGACTACCACCTAATTAATAATGAGAAAATTCATCAGGGGATCAGCTTTCTAATTAAACATTTACCCAGTCAATGGCAAATAATTATTACTAGCCGCAGCATACCCCCACTGGGTATTAGCAATTTAAAATTAAAAGGCCAATTATTAGAATTAACGGCTGGCCAACTCGCTTTTTCACTGAATGATACCCAACAGTTTTTTGAGCAATATTTGCCCTTTAAGATCACATCAACTCAGGTGAGTGATTTATTACAACATGTGGAAGGCTGGCCACCGGCTCTACAACTAATGACGCTTTCTGCAGATAATGCCAAAGGTTTTTCTGACTTGGCCAATGCACTCGCTCAGGGCCATGCCGTTATTCTGGACTATTTAGCCGAAGAAGTCTTAGCGCAAGTTTCTTCTGAACTTAAAGAGTTTTTACTGCAAACCGCTATCCTTGAGCGCTTTAACCAGCAAATTGCCAGTGCCTTGACAGGCTTTCCCCAAGCACAGGCTTTATTGGAACAAATAGAAAAGCGGGGGCTTTTTTTAATTCCCCAAGATAATTTACGCCAGTGGTACCGTTATCACCCTCTATTTGCCAACTTTCTGTGCCATCAACTCACTAAAGAAAAGCCACAGCAACTTAATTCACTCCATTTAAAAGCCTGTGAAGCATGGAGCCAAGCAGGATACCCAGAAGAAGCACTTAAACATGCCCAACAAGCTAATCATCTTGAGACAGTTGCCAAGCTTTTAGAACAACATGGCTGGTCTTTCTATCAGCAGGGCCAACTTCAACTGCTCCAGCAAGCACTTGCTAATTTGGCTGATAACGTAATCGCTAGCAGTGCTAGGCTAACCATGTTAGCAGCCTGGATTGCGCAGGGGCAATATCAGTACGCAGAAGTAGCGCTTCTTTTAAAGCGGGCGGAAGTAATACTTCCCCAGCAGTTAGAAGCCAATCAGTGGCAAATTGTTGAAGGCGAATTTGCCACCGTGCAGGCTCAAGTGGCAATGAACCAAGACCATCCAGAGCAAGCGCATCAGCTTGCCGCTAAAGCATTAGCGCTGTTACCAGAAGAGCGTCATAGAGCTAGAATTGCCGCACTATCAGCCCTGGGCGAAGCACAATTCTGTCAAGGCAAACTCACCAAAGCCCAACAATTAATGGAAACAGTTGAAGAGCTGGCTCAACAACGTCAAGCCAGTCAAATCGTCCTTTGGACTTTATGCCAACAATCAGAAATTAGCGTCGCCCAAGGCTATCTGCAAAAAGCCTATCGTATTCAGGACAAAGCCATTCAATACGCCAATGAACACCAAGTAGCTCACCTGCCAACCATGGAGTTTATTCATCGGGCCCGTGCTCAGGTTTTATGGGAATGGCATAATTTGGCTGCCGCCGAAAAAAGTGCTTTGGAAGGCATTAATCGTTTAACTCAGCAAGATAAAAAGTGGTCTATGCAATGTTATGTGTTGCTTGCTAAAGTCGCATTAGCCCAAGGTGACCGATCGTTGTGTACTGATTATCTAGCCACTGTACAGCAGTTGTTGGATAAAGAAACTTACCACCGCGACTGGCAAGCAAATGCTGAAGCGACCCTGCTTACTTATTGGCATGCAACCGATCAACAGGATCTTATTTATCAGTGGCAACAACAAACCCATGAAGTGTCATCTGCTACAAACCACTTTGTACAATGTCAGGCCAGGAACATCGCAAGAGCTGATATTTATTTAAACAACTATACAACAGCTATTGATTTACTTAATGATTTACAACAGCAAGCCATTCGTTATCAACTCGTTACTGACCAAAATCGTAACCATATTTGCCTCGCTCATGCTTATTGGCTTCAAGAACAGCGAGAACAAGCATTAAACCACCTTTATCAAGCCCTTCAGTTAGCCAACACCACAGGCTTTATTGGCAGTTTTTTACGGTTAGGTAAACTGCTGGTTATCATGCTAAAAGCATTAATCAAAGAACAACCACTTAAGCCCCTTTCTCAACAGCGAGCAGAACGGTTAATTGAGTTATCTCGACAACAGCCTAATCTCAGTCAACAGAACAAACTCACCATTGATGAAGCAGTAATTGACGATATTTTATCGCAACCTAATGTACCGGAATTATTAAAAACCACCCCACTTACTAAACGGGAATGGCAAGTACTTAACCTGATTTATACAGGCTTAGGAAATGAGCAAATAGCTGATAAACTGGATGTTGCCCAC
- a CDS encoding maltoporin: protein MSSNNKSVVSSFHLKPISTWLAASLLTVSAGQALAVDFHGYIRSGIGTTWGGGDQACFKARGASAKYRLGNECETYAEIGLGQELYNEGGRRFYVDSMIAYVSNQANDWEPLDGSDDVGGGKGSLRQMYVKGENVIDALPGATLWAGKRYYQRHDVHINDYYYWDVSGPGAGIEGIDLGFGKLSLAWVRNTDEDYMSEGAQSGTNVANDTFDIRLSGLKVNEGGSLEFGFDYGRANLTDRQDDLNFDDQKGYLFTTQHTQSDWFGGFNKLAFQYATDGMVGTGHNGSRAENGKMYRIVNQGVVNLTDNIEGMYVGIYEKKDLADDKGQTWMSFGVRPVYKWNDVMSTAVEVGYDRVKPQDSSKDTVDLRKVTLAQQWSAGNSFWARPVVRAFATYAKWDGDKYNAASESIDDGEDDGITVGFQVEAWW from the coding sequence ATGTCAAGTAATAATAAAAGTGTTGTTTCATCTTTTCACCTTAAACCCATTTCAACCTGGCTAGCGGCATCATTATTGACTGTTTCTGCAGGGCAGGCCTTGGCGGTTGATTTCCATGGCTATATTCGATCCGGTATTGGTACGACTTGGGGGGGAGGGGATCAAGCCTGTTTTAAAGCTAGGGGGGCTAGTGCAAAGTATCGGTTAGGGAATGAATGTGAAACTTATGCAGAAATTGGTTTGGGGCAGGAGTTATACAATGAAGGTGGAAGACGCTTTTATGTTGATTCAATGATTGCCTATGTGTCGAATCAAGCCAATGACTGGGAGCCATTAGATGGCAGTGATGACGTTGGGGGAGGAAAAGGCTCATTAAGACAAATGTATGTAAAAGGGGAAAATGTAATCGATGCTTTGCCAGGCGCTACCCTATGGGCTGGTAAACGTTATTATCAACGTCATGACGTACATATCAACGATTATTACTATTGGGATGTATCCGGACCTGGCGCTGGTATCGAAGGGATAGATCTTGGCTTTGGTAAATTATCTCTCGCCTGGGTGCGTAATACCGATGAAGACTATATGTCAGAAGGTGCACAGTCTGGTACCAATGTGGCGAATGATACCTTTGATATTCGTTTATCTGGATTAAAAGTCAATGAAGGCGGTTCATTAGAATTTGGTTTTGATTACGGCAGAGCCAACTTAACTGATCGTCAGGATGATTTAAATTTCGATGATCAAAAAGGTTATTTATTTACGACGCAACACACTCAGTCAGACTGGTTTGGTGGTTTTAATAAGCTAGCATTTCAGTATGCAACCGATGGCATGGTAGGCACTGGACATAATGGTAGTCGTGCTGAAAATGGCAAAATGTACCGCATTGTTAACCAGGGGGTGGTGAACCTTACCGATAATATTGAAGGTATGTATGTCGGTATTTATGAGAAAAAAGATTTAGCTGATGACAAAGGACAAACCTGGATGTCATTTGGTGTTCGCCCTGTCTATAAATGGAATGATGTGATGAGTACTGCAGTTGAAGTCGGTTATGACAGGGTAAAACCTCAAGATAGTAGTAAAGATACCGTTGATCTCAGAAAAGTCACATTAGCCCAGCAATGGTCAGCAGGCAATAGTTTTTGGGCTCGACCTGTCGTACGTGCATTCGCTACTTACGCTAAATGGGATGGTGATAAATATAATGCCGCTAGTGAGTCAATTGATGATGGTGAAGATGATGGCATAACGGTTGGCTTTCAAGTAGAAGCCTGGTGGTAA